The window TGGATTTAACTCCATTGCCTATTGGTGAGATTGTTAGCCTTGATGGAAAGCGTAAGGCAGAACTTGTGAAGAAGATCCATGAAGAAGCAAGGAACCACATCTTGCACAAAAACGAGCAAGCTGCCACTCGAGCCAACAAGGGAAGAAAGTATGTCACTTTCGAACCGGGAGATTGGGTCTGGGTTCATTTCAGGAAGGAGAGGTTTTCAAGCCAAAGGAAATCAAAGCTAAATCCGcgaggagatggaccattcCAAGTCTTAGAAAAGATTAATGACAATGCATATAAACTCGATTTGCCGGGAGAGTATCAAGTGAGTTCTacatttaatgtttctgatctttctccctttgatgTGGGcgcagattcgaggacgaatccttttgaagaaggGGGAATGATAGGGTTGAGCCGGTCTCCGAGCATGAGGACAAGTTGCATATTTCTACCGGACCGATAACCAGAGCAcgtgccaagaaattggagcACGCTTTGCAGAACTTATGGACGAATATTCTGGAAGAGCCATGCAGTTCGAGAGACGAGCGAGTCGACTCGGGGctgattttggtcatcaagagtGCTGAACCTCATCAGTACACATCGGGACATTAAATGATGACCACAACCACCTCAAATCGGGTTGAATATGCATCCtagaagatggccaccaaTTCTGGTTTGACtattaggttggaatatgccttctagaagatggtcaccaaatctggttggaatattaggttggaatatctggttggaatatctggttggactattaggttggaatatgccatCTAGAATATGCTTGTTTTTCCTTAGTTGTCTTCAATTGCAAGAGCATTATATAAGCTCCTCCCTAGGTTAGTTTTAGACACAACTCTTCTACCATTTTTCCTATCTtgtgagagatattctccaaattgttcttgttgaacttATGCTTCAAGGGTTGCAAGTCGATTACTTGTAGTTCTTAAGCTCCTTATAATATCGGTTTCTAGCTCTATATAGCTACGGGGTCGATATTCCACCTTtcgaaatctctatcttggacGATCCGGGATTTGATTCCATATCATTGTTGCTGGGTTCCACGACGGATTCGACGGGGTTcacatcattttggtatcagagctgaGGCTCCAAattgaggtttcatctatccttgttctttcctTGTTCACCATTCTGGAATTTTTAGATCTATCTtccatttctatcctttccattTAGTCTTGACTGATCCGTTCAtagctattaaaaaaaaaatcgtccaaaaaaaaaacgtgaaaaagaatcaaaaaaaaaaaaaaaaaaaaaggagaggagaTCTGATTACACAGGCCTTAAGTAGACCTGTCATAGTTGCTTCCATTCTGCTTTTCTCCGATCGTATTTGTGTCCATTCCATCTTTGATTTGTCTGGGATCATTCCTTTTACATACATCTTGTCCATCCATATATCTCTTCGCTTCTTTGCTACTTGGAACTGATATTATAAGTGGCTCGAGCGAACAAGTAATTTCCTCAAGGACTTGTAATTAGATTGCTCAGTTCGTCCAGAACTTTGTGGAGAAATCTGTGAGAGGAAAAAGGCCAGAGGGAGTGAGACCATCAGAGGGTAAAAGCCATTTGTATCGAGTGAAATACGAGAGTTTGTGTGACATCGATTTGAGagtaaacacgtgagggagtgATTGTGAGGTCCTTTTACTCTAATATTTCTTTGCAGATTTCAACATGTCGCAAGAAGATAGCGGGGGACATGAGCAAAGTAGTGGAGGGCCTGATCAAAGCACAATTATTCGAGCTATGCAACAACAATTTGAGCGAATGAACATGGTGCTCAATACGATTAATGACCGGTTGGAGAGGCATGATGAGCGGATTGACCTGTTGCGACAAGCTCCCAATCAACAACCAAGGAGGAACAATAACCGACAACCAGCACCTACTACTGATCCATTTGATGGCCACGAGGAGAGATCctatgatgatgaggatgatgtATCTTCCATTGCCGCAATGAGACGAGCTCGAGGAGCAAGGGCTGAGACGCCATGGCGCGGACGTGGAAGGCGCCAAGAAAGAGACACCGTTGATCGTAATATGGGGTCCATCAAGCTGACCATTCCTCCATTCCAAGGCAAGAGCGATCCCGATATTTACATCGAATGGGAAAGGAGGGTTGAACTGGTTTTTGATTGTCACAAACTACTCCGAGGAGAAGAAGGTGAAGCTTGCAGCTGTGGCATTCACCGACTATGCCATagtttggtgggatcaattgacGGTGAGTAGACGCCGAAATGGAGAGCGACCTATTGACAATTGGGAGGGCATGAAAGCTGTCATGCGGAGGAGGTTTGTCCCATCCCATTACTACCGGGATTTATACTTGAAGCTGCAGAATCTTAAGCAAGGGTCTAAGACCGTGGAGGAGtaccacaaggagatggagattGCCATGATTCGCGCCAATGTTGAGGAGGATCGAGAGGCAACCATGGCTCGGTTCATTAGTGGacttaatcgggagattgccaataTTGTGGAGCTCCACCATTATGTGGAGCTTGAAGAATTGGTGCACATGGctatgaaggttgagaggcaacTCAAGAAGGGGGGACGATCGTCATCCAGGTTCGAATCCTCTAATTCGAATTCGAAGTGGACTTCCAAGTTTGAAGGGGCTGGACCTAAATGGACTGGTTcgaagcaagaggagaaggcCAAGGGAAACAAGCCCGCAACCAAGCCATCATCTGATTCTAAGGAGAGGGATGCCGATATTCCACCTTtcgaaatctctatcttggacGATCCGGGATTTGATTCCATATCATTGTTGCTGGGTTCCACGACGGATTCGACGGGGTTCACATcactcgtgccccgactcgggtcccctcaaattgggcccggactcgagtcaaggcacgtgagtactcgctagacgtcaattctgttcgtgttacgtgtctcggtattttgaaattgtgaattttaatgaaaaagggcattaTTGCCGTTCCGTAAACCACCGATGCGTTTTACAAATTGAGGATCGATTAACTCAATTGTTTAGTCCAAGTGGTTTAGTTAACCGAATGATTCGTCCcattttcccgtttgtgaaattattcgatgatgGTGGCCCGACATTATGGGCATTGGATTCGGTGAGTAATAATTCAAAGCCAACACGTCAATCACGTATCTACCACGTAACTAACAATAAGACCCGATCATTAAGACATCCAATTCCAAGGAGCGATCTGAAACGACTAGGGAGGTCGGCTTAAATTCGGGAGGAGTCGggggggctctcggccacttcccaAAGGAAGGACCCGAGTGACCCTTGACTCGTCTCGAGTTTTGAGCGATCTCCCACGCCATTTCGGATCGTTC of the Punica granatum isolate Tunisia-2019 chromosome 6, ASM765513v2, whole genome shotgun sequence genome contains:
- the LOC116212142 gene encoding uncharacterized protein LOC116212142 — encoded protein: MSQEDSGGHEQSSGGPDQSTIIRAMQQQFERMNMVLNTINDRLERHDERIDLLRQAPNQQPRRNNNRQPAPTTDPFDGHEERSYDDEDDARAIPIFTSNGKGGLNWFLIVTNYSEEKKVKLAAVAFTDYAIVWWDQLTVSRRRNGERPIDNWEGMKAVMRRRFVPSHYYRDLYLKLQNLKQGSKTVEEYHKEMEIAMIRANVEEDREATMARFISGLNREIANIVELHHYVELEELVHMAMKVERQLKKGGRSSSRFESSNSNSKWTSKFEGAGPKWTGSKQEEKAKGNKPATKPSSDSKERDADIPPFEISILDDPGFDSISLLLGSTTDSTGFTSLVPRLGSPQIGPGLESRHVSTR